AGATTCGTCTCAGCGGAAGAATAAATAGTTcctgtgtaatttattttaactttaggTATTTTCAGCTTGTTGGTAGCGTGTTTACATCCTTCTGTatcttttattaataattaaatacacAAATACCACATTTACCTCACGTTGTCGCCAGAGCAAAAACGTACAGATCAGAAGTTTTGGTATCAATCCGCAGCCTGGTATAGATCCAGAGGTGCACCTTAAAATAGTCACTTTGACGTCAGTTGATTCTGTGAAGTTTTATTTGGTCCTTATAGAAattgaaaatgtttaacatcTTCTACATAGGATTTTTACTGCAGATCTTACTCTGTGTGACTTTCTCCTCAGGCTCCTGTggtaaatttacatttttttatttcaatttaatgTCAGCTGTTGCAGCTGACTATTAGCAGCTGTATAGCCTCTTAAAAGCCTCGTTTTTGGATATTATGTGTCATTGCTATTTAACAACATTAACCTTTTCCACTACGTTACACATCCATCTAAAAAGTTACACTtcttaaaaactgaattttagcTAAATCTTTAAATGCACCCTCAAAAACTCACTAGGACTAgattgctctctctctctctctctctctcttgtccTTAGCGGGCGTCCGGCGGCGGTGGTCGGGCGCGGAAGTACGTTGCTGCAGGTGCCGCAGGTTCTCTTGCTTGGACTAGATAAATCCGTTTATAACAGAAACACGAGCCCAGACGGATCTCGATTTATAAATAGATACAAAAAACTCGGACTTTTATACTTTTCTAAACCCGGTGTCGCTAACAGACCCCAAACTTCTTAAATTACTGGGGTAACTTATGctgaacacatcagcagcaggTTATTTACTGCtgatataaaaaaatgtaaaacattttttttatttgattcttATTCTTCTTATTGTACTGAGTCTCCTTTACTCTGCTCAAACCGCAGCTACACAGGACACACACCAAGAATACATGTTAAATCAACCAGATTAATTACATTTTGAACTGCatgaaaagtaaaagtaaaacaatgcctgtatttcttaattgggCTGTGCACAGAGGCAGTAAAAGTGCAGACATTCgttacttaagtagaagtacaatATAGTATATTATACagtataatatataaaatatacataaaagtACTCAGTTTGAAAATTTGAGAAGACAAACATAGGAAGAGATTTTTAATAGCTCTGTTGTCTCTTAGAGAACAACTTTGCCTCTACAACGTAGCAGAACAATGAATATGGTCAGGTGTTAAAGCTGCATTTAGCAGGTGTGAGAACTTTAAGATCAGCTGTAGTGGGTCAGTGTAAGCTTCAGTAGATCTTCTTAGTGTACATGATATGATAAGCTGACCTGCTGCCTTTTGTGGATTTAtacaactgaattcaacaagatgtATGAAGATATGTCACAAGCTATCTTTTCActctttacactgacagtgcACTGTTTATACTGTCTTTATACTAGATGGTATGCCGTTGGCGTAAAGTTTgaattcagtgaatgaatctaGGCATGATCAGCTTGAATTCTAATTAATTTCTGCAACGCTTAATGAAATCTACTCAAACTCTGGGTAATGCAGCAGCTGTACCTTTAGCTAGCAGACACAAGGCTTGATATTTGTTGAGCTgcttgatattattattattattttgcctATATGAATTTAGGTTTCAATAATTCTCATCTTTGTTTATGGGACAGTAAGTTTAATGTTTAAACGGAACTACCAGAGCTTTAATGTGCAGTGGTCACCTTtgaaataaacaacatcactTAGAGTGCACTGCGTAATACAATATTTAGTCAGAATCAGTTGCAAATGtgaattttaatgtttattttaccaCTCTGGTGAATGATTTTCTGCAGCATGCATCTCTTTTCTTATTTCAGTTTTACACCttagtgttgtgttttttatgtattatttattattttatgtccTTTGCAGATATTTAAAGATTTcaccatcattatcatcatctcATAAGGTCTCTTATTGCAATAGGTTGCACTcatggggatttttttttttacagaaagaCTCACATGATGCATGACTTGTTCTCTTTTGTGTGAACACTCAGAGCCTAAAGGAGAGAGCCCGACTTAACATAGAAGGTTGACAACCGCTACCTGTTATCTCCAGCTGgggttttaggttttgttgAGCCAGCTAACCCAAAGAAAGCTGGCTACCCCCAACAAACTGGTTGTTTTGATATTTCTCTGTAGTATATCCCTCTGTTCTCCAAACCAAATTATCTTTTTCTGATTAAAAACATGCTTTGCCGAGAGAGAGTTGTTGAGGTTTCAAATATACATAGCAAATTTGATTGACCCAAATCACCCTCTGTCAAAGTTGAATCCCTGTTTCGTTTTTAGCATCTGGTCCGGACCCTGTGCTAAATGAATGGGGAGAGACAAAACTTTAAATTCACGGAAAACAAAAATTTTACGTTTACTGagtgttagagtgaattgttaaatgtttgtcatttttattcttaccatttgtactttaactgtgtgttgaaaggaattcttttgttctcccctcctcagattctcgaggttctgggtgaggggctatagtgttttattgcagatacatcctatctggaagatctgcttcttttgatgtggtaaaacttcctgccctttgtatggcttcactgtgttatctagggtgaaccatagattgggtgtggggaggttaccctctttatgacctaggatgttgttcctgctttatgacccttttggtcagcagctcacacacacacacacacacacgcacttacaaaaccacaggcagGGTATTCCTTGTCTACATGTGTACCTATGTAAaccgttatatgttaatgaccctatgcatattcaagtaaccacaataaaaggagtgctatggggaacctggctgagagtctgatggaggtcaagtaggtggaacgacacttggctccaggcaggcctccctcatgcatgagtgacacaaagaactttgcctacttcgtgtcttgcttgctgtgttattacattgcctttaacgttccagcgaataggtttaagctacaaacctatcactgAGTTACCAGATAAATCTGTTAAAAACTGCTTCTTTATTTCTCTGACTTCCTCCATCAtttagtaaagaaaaacaaaaaaacacacttacCCACATCTTTACTAACATGTACAAGTATAAGTATAGATGAAACTGTCCAAAACCTCCACTGTGCTTCAGTAACATGACAgggtcatgtttcctgtttccgTTTGATTGGCTCTTCAGGTACaggtggaaggaaaaaaaaatacttttctgCTACTCAGTTCTCCCACAGGTTTCAGCTGATAATTATTTAACTGACAAATTCcatcatttgtttgtttatttattttgttctatttcagaccagaaaatcatcacagctgagtctggacagaacatcactctgacatgtagagctccaaacaacaattACGTagtagagtggagcagagctgacctgaatGAGGGATATGTCTTTTTGTATCGGGATGATCAGTTTGATCCAGAAGACCAGCATCCATcgtttaagaaccgggtggatctgcaggacagacagatgaaggatggagacatgtctttgattctgaaggatgtgacgattaACGACACAGGAAAATACGAGTGTCGTGTCTTCAAGAGAGGAACAAAGCGCAGGAACAGAGCCCTTTTGAAGACTGACCCCATCAGCATCATTAACTTGAAaattgttgatcctccaggtgagtgagtagagttgagtgtgtgtgtgatcagaggtgaagctgcttcctggttgttgatgtttgtttctaaagatgttgttgatgagactttgtagaaagcagctggtctgagtgatgtgattcTGTGAGGAAATGGGTTGAAACTGTATTCAGTATGTGGATTGTTAGTTTTGAGTGCATTCTATAAACAATCTGCCAAACAGAACTTAAATCTTCTTGTAAAAATATGAAGTTCAACAACATGATTCGCTCATATGTTTCATGTCTCTGTTTCATTGGCTATTTtggaaaagggctgggaaacaCATGTCACAGAGTTGTTCTACAGGTTTCAACTGGGCATTCTTTGTGTACAAGCCTTTTAACTAGCTACATTACTCAATCTTCCCCACCATGTAACTGCATCATCAATTTCCATCCaccatttttttctgtcatacGATGTGAGAACTGACAAATACTTCATTGATGCTTGGTGGGCTCGTTAGCAGGAGCTAGTGTCTTCTCTGTCGCCTGATGTACTGGATGGTGTGTTTTTACCTCTAGTagtaaaacaaatgtgttgtttccaCCTTTACACAGAGACAGTGATACAGATGCATAACAAGTGTAAATTAAGATGTACAAATGTGTACAGtgatttgtgtcatttttgcaGACTCACAAGAACGTGCTTCAgtctgcacaaacacaaagaaatctgACCACATGTAAAAGTACTTGCATCCAAACTAGAATAAACACTGATGTGGCGTGATTGAGGCACAGTGGTAGGTGTTATGAGCCATCTTTATTGAACACGTACATCACCCCACAATCCACAACTCCCCTCCAAACCCTGCTTCCCTGTGGCACTGCAGACCATGCCCCACCACAACTGATTATGTAAGAACAATTTTTTAAGTTTACCTTTGCAAATTGGATAATATTGTCTTTCAAAAAACTTGCTGTGCACTTGCTTACAAAACACCAGTGGTTTTGCTTACAAAATGATGGCAAGATTCAGTGTAgcctgccatcaccagtgtgtgaatgtgtgcacgaatgggtggatgactgaatgtgtaaagcgctttggggtcgtTCGGGAGTAAGGAAAGtgttatacaaatacaggccattaaCCCTTTACCATTTAAATGTGTGTACATGAACGAACAGCTCATGTCACATGCCCATGTGGGATTTTGAGACAAATTTCATTCTGCCAGCTTTAAACAGATCCACAAATGTAAGTTGAGTGCAATTCCGAGTGCAGAACTGGGACATATGGGCTTCCACAGTTTACATTTGTAAATTGGTTTTATTTGTGGTCAAACTGCTTCACATTTGGTTGTAGAGTGTAGTGCTCATCTGTGAGTCATCAAAAACCGTGCACAAATAACTTTACCCATTTATAAATGTTAATATACACTATCATATGAAATGTATCACGTTAATACTTTTGAGGCAAATTTCTCTCCATGCACCTTAAGCAGTATGAAATCATAGATGATTTTATGTAACACTGCCTATTTTGTACTGTACATCTGGTTTAGTAGAGACTAGTGGTCTGTCTGTGTTGCAAAGTTGCACTCTGACTTTTGTAACCTTTGATTtctcttctttcctctttcagaacagaaaaacatcacagctgagccCAGAAAGAAGATCATTCTGCCATGTCTTGTTCCAAATAACAACAAGAACAGAGTTATACAGTGGAGAAGAGCTGATCTGGGAGATGAATATGTCTTTTTGCATAGAGATGGACATTTTGAGCCATTCAAACAACATCCATCTTTCAGGAAACGGGCAGATCTGCTTGAAAAagagatgaaggatggagaggTGTCATTGATTCTAAAGCATGTAAtgattaatgacactggaaaaTACGAGTGTTGCGTCTTCATGAAAGAAACACACTCATGGAAAACCATCAGCATCATCTATCTGAGCGTTTATCTTCCAGTTGAGAGACGAGATAGACTGGTCTCTGTTCTGATAGTTTTGATAGTTTTGATAGTTTTGATAGTTTTGATAGCTGTGATAGCTGTGATTGTTTGTTAGGGCTTTATCTATTACTTaagttcagttttcagttttgatACTGAACTAGGTTTAGTTTGATGTCAACCTAATCTTGAATATTGAACTAGTTTCAGATTTGAAATCAGACTAGGTTTACTTCTGATTTCAAACTAGGTTCAGTTTTAATGTTGAACTAGTTTTGAATGTTGAACTAGCTTCAGACTTGAAATCAAACTAGGTTTACTTCTGATTTCAAACTCGGTTCAGTTTTAATGTTGAACTAGTTTTGAATGTTGAACTAGTTTCAGACTTGAAATCAAACTAGGTTCACTTCTGATTTCAAACTCGGTTCAGTTTTAATGTTGAACTAGTTTTGAATGTTGAACTAGCTTCAGACTTGAAATCAAACTAGGTTTACTTCTGATTTCAAAATAGGTTCAGTTTTAATTTTGAACTAGTTTTGAATGTCGAACTAGTTTCAGATACGAAATCAGACTAGGTTTACTTCTGATTCCAAACTCAGTTCAGTTTTGATATTTAACTAGTTTTGAATGTCGAACTAGTTTCAGACTTGAAATCAAACTAGGTTTACTTTTGATTTCAAAATAGGTTCACTTTAATGTTGAACTAGTTTTGAATGTTGAACTAGTTTCACATACGAAATCAGACTATGTTTACTTCTGATTTCAAACTAGGTTCAGTTTTGATGTTGAACTAGTTTTGAATGTCGAACTAGTTTCAGACTTGAAATCCAACTAGGTTTACTTTTGATTTCAAAATAGGTTCGTTTTAATGTTGAACTAGTCTTGAATGTTGAACTAGTTTCAGATACGAAATCATACTATGTTTACTTCTGATTTCAAACTCAGTTCAGTTTTGATGTTTAACTAGTTTTGAATGTTGAACTAGTTTCAGACTTGAAATCCAACTATGTTTACTTCTGATTTCAAACTCAGTTCAGCTTTGATGTTTAACTAGTTTTGAATGTTGAACTAGTTTCAGATACGAAGTCAGACTATGTTTACTTCTGATTTCAAACTCAGTTCAGTTTTGATGTTTAACTAGTTTTGAATGTCAAACTAGTTTCAGACTTGAAAtcaaactagctttacttttgatttcaaaataggtttgttttgatgttgaaCTACATTTGAATGTTGAACTAGTTTTAGATACGAAGTCAGACTATGTTTACTTCTGATTTCAAACTCAGTTCAGTTTTGATGTTTAACTAGTTTTGAATGTCGAACTAGTTTCAGACTTGAAATCAAACTAGGTTTACTTCTGATTTCAAAATAGGTTCGATTTAATGTTGAACTAGTTTTGAATGTTGAACTAGTTTCACATACGAAATCAGACTATGTTtacttcagatttcaaactagGTTCAGTTTTGATGTTGAACTAGTTTTGAAT
The sequence above is a segment of the Oreochromis aureus strain Israel breed Guangdong linkage group 3, ZZ_aureus, whole genome shotgun sequence genome. Coding sequences within it:
- the LOC120437419 gene encoding uncharacterized protein LOC120437419 isoform X1 yields the protein MFNIFYIGFLLQILLCVTFSSGSCDQKIITAESGQNITLTCRAPNNNYVVEWSRADLNEGYVFLYRDDQFDPEDQHPSFKNRVDLQDRQMKDGDMSLILKDVTINDTGKYECRVFKRGTKRRNRALLKTDPISIINLKIVDPPEQKNITAEPRKKIILPCLVPNNNKNRVIQWRRADLGDEYVFLHRDGHFEPFKQHPSFRKRADLLEKEMKDGEVSLILKHVMINDTGKYECCVFMKETHSWKTISIIYLSVYLPVERRDRLVSVLIVLIVLIVLIVLIAVIAVIVC
- the LOC120437419 gene encoding junctional adhesion molecule B-like isoform X2; its protein translation is MFNIFYIGFLLQILLCVTFSSGSCDQKIITAESGQNITLTCRAPNNNYVVEWSRADLNEGYVFLYRDDQFDPEDQHPSFKNRVDLQDRQMKDGDMSLILKDVTINDTGKYECRVFKRGTKRRNRALLKTDPISIINLKIVDPPDSQERASVCTNTKKSDHM